The following DNA comes from Candidatus Bathyarchaeia archaeon.
GATCCTCAAAAGTATTCTTAGATTCAATCGTTTCCCCAGCAACTGTCTGCATATATCCTTTTAAAGGCTTGAAGCCTCTAAATGACGTTTGAATATATGCTGGTTCCGTTTCATGCCTATTCACTAAATAGAGGTATAGGATCCTCCCGTCCCTTGTGATCGTAGCTGAGGAATCTATGAATGGAATATTCATGTTGAGTTCACTTGACCTGTAGAGTGGTGAATCGTTAACTGTTGGAAGAACATAGTCTCCAGTATTTGCTCCATACATTTTGAATACTAAATACTGTGGAGTTAGAACCATCCGTCCATCTTTTGAGGCTAAAATTAATGGCAGTACATTTACTGTCTGCGCAAACGCTGCTATAGGTACCTCATTACATAATCTGTGCAGAGCATTTAAAACACCAGCCGTAAATACCGCATCTTTGATGCTTGTGACCTGACTTAATAATGGCGGTTTAGCCTCAGGATACCAGACATTCCATTCGTCGAAGGCTATTTTAATCTCGCGCTTAATGTTATACTTTCTTCTCACACTTTGAATCAGACCATATATCTCCCTTAATTCCTTCTCTATGCCAGCGCTGGAGGCCACAAGCTCCCTATAAGTTTTCCTCTCTCCCCGTATGTATATGTGGATTGACAGGTAGTCGAAGTATTCGCCGGCATGCTTAACCATGCTAATGTTCCACTCTGGATC
Coding sequences within:
- a CDS encoding alpha-L-arabinofuranosidase C-terminal domain-containing protein, with protein sequence MFECRVHVDVTSPIGLLDRRCYGQFIEHLGECIYGGIWVGESSNIPNISGFRLDVLEAVKQLKCPIVRWPGGNFVSGYHWLDGVGPRDQRPRRYDMAWGQEEPNAFGTDEFIEWCKLVGAEPYIVVNAGNGTPEEAARWVEYCNSTRNTYYAQLRRRYGHEEPYSVKIWGIGNELYGRWQIGFCVDGAECARRTIEFAHEMRMIDPEIKLIAVGCEDPEWNISMVKHAGEYFDYLSIHIYIRGERKTYRELVASSAGIEKELREIYGLIQSVRRKYNIKREIKIAFDEWNVWYPEAKPPLLSQVTSIKDAVFTAGVLNALHRLCNEVPIAAFAQTVNVLPLILASKDGRMVLTPQYLVFKMYGANTGDYVLPTVNDSPLYRSSELNMNIPFIDSSATITRDGRILYLYLVNRHETEPAYIQTSFRGFKPLKGYMQTVAGETIESKNTFED